TGACCAAGTAGCGGTATTTGAGCGCGGGGGCGCGGCTGATGCTTCGGACGGCGTCGAAAAATTTGTGGAACCCGCTGCCGTTCCGATACAAGCCGACGGGGTCGACGACGGGGTAGAACGCCACGCCGCGCGCCTCCAAATCCCGGAGCAGCTCGCGAAACCCGCGCTCTCCTCCGAGCTTCCGCTCCGCTTTCAGCGACGCCGGCACCCGATCCTTCATGCCGCCGGCCGTCCACCCTTCATAACGGATCGATAAATTACGAATTCCGCGCTCCTGGAGCCGGCTCGCGATCGAGGCGACATCGTCGTAGTCGGTCAACGCTTCGACCGTCCGGTACGGGATGCCGAGGAACGTCTCCCGCTTCTTCACGCCGCCGAGCAGCTCGATCAGCAGCGGAATCTGCTCTCCGCCGGCGGGAGCCGCCGGCTTCACGCCCTGCTCCTCGGCGAGGTATTCGCGGTACCTCTCCGCCATGCCCGCGTAATCGGCTTTCTCCCCGGAGAGGAAAAAATACCGAACCTCGAACGAAGCGGCGCCGGCGCTCGACGCGGACGCGCGGACGACCGATTTCTCGCTCGGGCTTCCTTCCATCACCTTGTTCGTCTCGAACTCCGTCATCGCGAGGTAGCTCCATACCGCGTTGTATTGATTGTTTTTGCGGCTGACCTCCCCGGCGACGCCGGCCTGGTACGCGCCCTCGCGGATGACGGCGAGCGCCGCCGCGCCGTTGCGTTTGATGCCGAACACCGGGAGCCGGATTTTCTCGGCGAGCCTGGTTTGCCCTGGCGAAGCGATCGCTTCGTCGCCCCCGTACACCCGCTCGTTATAGCTGCGGTACATGTTTTTCCCGTTGTTGAAGCGGATGAGCGCGCCGCTGCCGTCGGGCACGAACAAATATCCGTCGTCGCGTATGCTGCCGGCCCCGAAGAGCGGCAGCAGCCCGATGGTGACGATCCCATATTCGCCGGTTTGTTCGACCCGGTCCGCGGCGATGGCCGCAGAGAACGCATCGTCCGTCAGCCGGTACGTCACCGGAATCGTAAATCCCGCCTTCGGAAAGCGGAATTCGACCTCGACGCCGCCTTCCACCCGTTTCCAGGCGAACGCGTTCTCCCGGATGCTTCCGGTATAGTTGTTTAACTGGAACGGTTTGTTTTGCGCATCCGCGTACTCGACGAGCAGCTGCGCGTGCAAATCTTGCTTTTTCATGCCTTTGGCGATGTCGTCCGTCTCCCGGTCCTCCGGGTTGCTGCGCCAGACGGCGCCGGAAGCCGCGTCCGTCACCGCCACCTCCGCCGTCGCCGGGTTGAAATCGAGCGCCAGCGCGCCGTTCTCGGCGACGCGGACGAACCCGTTCGCGGCGGCGGCTCCGCGGGCGGTGTCCGCCGGAGCGCCGGCGGCGCACATCCCCGCGATCATCGCCGCGGCGAGGGCGAGCGATACCCGCTTTTTCCAAAACTGCAATTGCAGCAAGCTTTGTCCCTCCTTTCCCAAGTCCGGATGCTACATTCGGAACAGCAGCTCGTTGTAAATCGTGTATACGAAGAGCCAAGCCTGTTGAAATAAGGTGTAAAACAGAACGAACAAAAATACGATGATGCCCATAGCCGCGACCGTCAGCGCCAACGACTGCACCGTCCGCGCGAAGCCGTAATCGTGTACGATCTGCATGCCGATCAGCAGGAGCGCGCCGCTCCACAGCGTGCCGACCGTCGTCATATAATGGAGAAATACGCCCTCCTCCCGCAAAAACACGTTGCTCAGCGCCGTCGCAAGCAGGAGGGACGCGACATACGGCACCAGCGCATAAGCGCTGACGATCGCGATTTGCGCCGCCTTCCCTTCGCCGTCGAGCCAGGTGGCGACTGCCCAATTGCCGACCACCCAGAGACCGAACAGCAGCGCCGTTTTCGCCCCGATCAGCCATACGTTCAAATCGTCGGGATCGTTCATGTTGAAGGCGTACCCCGTGTTCTGCCGCTCCATCATCGCCGCCGCGAACCACGCCGCGACGATGACGACGGCTTGCATGGGCGAGCCTTTGCCTTCGTCTTTGATCGCGCCGAAGCTCTCGAACGGATGAAATACGATTTTAACGAGATTCATCATAGCGCTCGTTCCCCCTTGGCCCCCGCTTCAGCCCGCGGGCCGGCCTGCGCGCCGGCCCGCGCGGCGAGGGCGGCGCGAAGCGCGCGAATCGCTTTGTAGGCGTAACGGCCGGCGATCGCCGCGAGCAGCGCCGTCATCGCGATCGGCAAATTCGCCCGCACCGCGTCGATCCGAAGATACGCGAAGCTGTCCGAGTAGCCCGACCGGTCCGCCCCTAGCTTGTAGTAATGCATGGCGGCGCGGTAATCCCCCTGCTTCTCGAGCGCTTTGGCGATCCCGACGTACGCGATGCGATTATGGACGTTCCGGACGACGACGTCCCGCCACACGTCCGCGGCTTGTTCGTACAGCCCTTCGTTGTACAGCAGCGTAGCCTTGTAGACGAGCTCCCCGTACTCCGTCCGGCGGAACGCCGTGACGTTCCGTTTGCCCGCGTCCAAGACGACGATCGCATCGCCCCAATACGCGACGGCGGCGGGCTGCAGGAACGTCCCCTGCTGGTTGCCCAGCGCGCCGAAGACGGCGACCGGATTGCCTTCCTGGTCGTATTCGAACACCCGGCCGCGGGTGCGGTCGAGCCCGGCGATGAAGCCGTTCCGGTCGACGTCGAGATCGACGAACGACGTGTCCAGCGCGACCGCCCCGACGACCGGGACTTCCCGGTCGCCGAAATCGCCGCGGCCGTCGCGCCCTAGAAGTACGTTGTTGCCGAGCGGGTTCAATTTCTTAATTTCCTCGCGCGAGTTTTTCGTCACGACCGTCGTCGTGTAGACGAAACCGTCCCCTCCGATCGTCACGTTGGAATATTCGATCGGCAGCAGCTTCGCCATCCCTTCCCGCTGCTCTTTGGACAAGATGCGCTTCCAGAACGTCTCGACGAGGACGGCCGGCGTCACTTCCACCTTGTTGCTGCCGAAGTAGCCGAGGAACGCCCCGTCGCGGTCGAACTGCATCAAGCCGAAATATTGCCCTTCGGACAGCACGTAAATGCGCCCCGCTCGATCCGCGGTCACTTTCACCGGCTTGAACGCGAAATCGTCCGGGATAAGCGCGTGCCTCGGCTTCTCGATGACGAGTTCGACCTCCCCCCGAGGGCCGACGCGCAGGACGCGCCCGTTGCCGCGGTCGGCTACATACATCGCGCCGTCCGGCCGGACGAAGACGCCGGCAGGCTCCTTCAGCGCCGTTTCGCTGCCCTTGAGCCGGAACGACTCGATCGCCTCGACCGCTTGGAACCGTTCGTCGACCTTCACGATGCGGTCGTTGCCGGTGTCGGCGATATACAAAAACCCGTCTTCGGCCGCGAATAAGTCCTGCGGTTCGTCGAAGTGCCCGACGCCCGCGTCCGCTCCGGTATACGCAGCCGCCGGTACGTAGCTGGTCGGCGCCGCCTTCGATTTCCCCCATTCGTCGTACACGTAAGCTTGGTAAGGCGCCTCGGCCCGCGCCGCCGGCAGGCAGAACAGCAAGGACGGAAGGAGCGCGGCGGCGGCGAGCAAACAACATTTCATTTTCATGACCTCTGCCTCTCCCTCACTTGATTCCGGCGAACGTCATCGTCTCGACGACTTTGCGCTGGAGCAGCACGAAGACGACGATCGGCGGAAGCATCAGAATGACCGACGCCGCGGCTCCGGCGCCCATGCGGGCGATCGGGTCGCCCGCGACGATTTGCTCCAGCGCCATGCGGAACACCTTCAGCGACTCGCTGTACACCAGCTCCTTCGGCGAATAATTCCACAGGTTGATGAACTGGAAAATGACGACCGTCATGATCGCCGGCTTCGTATTCGGCCAGACGATGCGGAAGAACGTCGCGAATTCGTTCGCCCCGTCGATCCGCGCCGCTTCCAAAATCGCGTCGGGCAGCTGCTCGATGAACTGCTTCATAAGAAACAGCCCGAGCGAAGCGCCGATCCAAGGCAGAATCAGCGCGGCGTACGTGTTGACCAGCTTCAGCTCCGACATCAGAATGAATTGCGGCACGAACGTCACCTGCGGCACGAACATGAGCGCCATGACGATGACGGAGAAGATCGCGTTCCGACCGGGGAACCGGTGCTTCGCCAGCGGATATGCGGCCATCGCGGCGAACGCGACGTGGAGAACGGTGCCGACGACCGCCACCAATGTCGTATTGAACAAATAGCGGAACAGGGGCACCCACATATTGGTGGCGAGTTGAAACAAATCCCCGTAATTCGCGAGCGTCGGCCGCGCGACGGAGAACCGAGGCGGAAACTGCATCAGCTCGTCGATCGGCTTGAAGGACGTAATGACGGCGAACGCGAACGGCAGCGCCGAGAACAGTCCGAGCAGCGCGACGAAGCCGAAGACGAACGCGTTGCCGGCGAGCGAGCGCCGGGCCCGAATGCCGGCCTTGTTGCGAACGATGCGTATCATAAGGCGCCCTCCTTCGTCATATTCCCACTTTGTGCAGCAGCTTCGTCACCGTCCGGTTCGTCGCGACCATCATCGCGAACAGGACGACGGCCATCGCCGACGCATAGCCCATTTCGTACCGGATGCTGCCGAAGTCCATAATGTGCGTGACGATCGTCTCCCCCGCGTACTCGGTGCTCGGGAAGCCGGCGAGCTGAATCGAGACGTCGGCGACGCCGAACGAGATGACGATTTGCATGACCGCGCCGAACACGAGCTGCGGAATCATCGAAGGCAGCGTAATATACCACAGCTCTTGGAACCGGTTTTGGATGCCGTCGACGACCCCCGCTTCGTACAGACTCGGGTCGACCGTCTGCAGCCCCGCGACGAACGCCAGGAAGCTAATGCCCATGCTCATCCACAGCTGCACCAGAATAAGAACGCCCAGCAAATAATTTTGGTCGATCAACCACGCGACGGGCTCGCTGACGATCCCGAGGCTGAGCAGCGTGCCGTTCAAATATCCGTAAGCGTCGGGACTGAAAATGAGCCGCCACATCGGATAGACGGAGACGCCGACGATGGCGGGGATGTAAAACAGCACCATCGCGATCGACCGGATCGTCCGCGACAAATCGTTGATGATCCAAGCGACGACGAAGCTGAGCACGTAGCTGACCGGCCCCGTCACGAAGGCGAACAGCATCGTGTTTTTCAGCGCGACGATGAACACGTCGTCGTCCAAAAACAGTCGGATGTAGTTGTACCAGCCGATGAACCGCGGCGGTTCGATCAGGTTGAAGTACGTAAATCCGAGCGCGATCGACAGCGCCACCGGCACGATGGTGAACGCGATAAAGAAAATCATGTACGGGGCCATTAACAAGTAACTTTCCCGGTGTTTGCCGAGTGCGGACGCCCAGCCTCTCATCGTTCGCTCACCCCGAATTCATACCGCTTCCTTAGCAGTTCTTCATTGATTTGTTTGTTCCAGGCGAACAGCGCTTCCCGCGGATTTTCCATGGAAAATACGACGCTTCGGAACGCGTTGTCGATATTTCTCGATGTGTAGTAGCCTCCCGGCAGTTCGGGAATTTCCTTCACGTGCCGCCATTGCTCGAGCAGCGCCGACTGCTCGCCCCGGCTCCAGTTCGTGCGCGCGAACGCGTCGAGATTCGCCGGCGATCTTCGGCCGAGCACGCCCATTTCGTTCTCCAACTCGAGCGCGAACCGGCTT
The nucleotide sequence above comes from Paenibacillus sp.. Encoded proteins:
- a CDS encoding DUF5696 domain-containing protein — protein: MLQLQFWKKRVSLALAAAMIAGMCAAGAPADTARGAAAANGFVRVAENGALALDFNPATAEVAVTDAASGAVWRSNPEDRETDDIAKGMKKQDLHAQLLVEYADAQNKPFQLNNYTGSIRENAFAWKRVEGGVEVEFRFPKAGFTIPVTYRLTDDAFSAAIAADRVEQTGEYGIVTIGLLPLFGAGSIRDDGYLFVPDGSGALIRFNNGKNMYRSYNERVYGGDEAIASPGQTRLAEKIRLPVFGIKRNGAAALAVIREGAYQAGVAGEVSRKNNQYNAVWSYLAMTEFETNKVMEGSPSEKSVVRASASSAGAASFEVRYFFLSGEKADYAGMAERYREYLAEEQGVKPAAPAGGEQIPLLIELLGGVKKRETFLGIPYRTVEALTDYDDVASIASRLQERGIRNLSIRYEGWTAGGMKDRVPASLKAERKLGGERGFRELLRDLEARGVAFYPVVDPVGLYRNGSGFHKFFDAVRSISRAPALKYRYLVSNGTRDRDAAPWYLLKPESVREAVERIGAAAQAKGLTRLALEQIGSIVYSDFRRETLAKNETGRIWEDSLRSISGRVQGLSLDAANAYALGAAEHVADVPLASSGFDVADESVPFYSIAISGLRPAFGEPINLKGDARRYMLKLLETGTYPSYRFIAGDASRLVGTEFDGLYGGGFDDWLDTAAAQYEELNDSLKSVMGQPIVDHEKVAEGAYRTTFANGKTVVVNYSEETVTVGRDRIEPGGYRLQ
- a CDS encoding Yip1 family protein: MMNLVKIVFHPFESFGAIKDEGKGSPMQAVVIVAAWFAAAMMERQNTGYAFNMNDPDDLNVWLIGAKTALLFGLWVVGNWAVATWLDGEGKAAQIAIVSAYALVPYVASLLLATALSNVFLREEGVFLHYMTTVGTLWSGALLLIGMQIVHDYGFARTVQSLALTVAAMGIIVFLFVLFYTLFQQAWLFVYTIYNELLFRM
- a CDS encoding carbohydrate ABC transporter permease, whose protein sequence is MIRIVRNKAGIRARRSLAGNAFVFGFVALLGLFSALPFAFAVITSFKPIDELMQFPPRFSVARPTLANYGDLFQLATNMWVPLFRYLFNTTLVAVVGTVLHVAFAAMAAYPLAKHRFPGRNAIFSVIVMALMFVPQVTFVPQFILMSELKLVNTYAALILPWIGASLGLFLMKQFIEQLPDAILEAARIDGANEFATFFRIVWPNTKPAIMTVVIFQFINLWNYSPKELVYSESLKVFRMALEQIVAGDPIARMGAGAAASVILMLPPIVVFVLLQRKVVETMTFAGIK
- a CDS encoding sugar ABC transporter permease gives rise to the protein MRGWASALGKHRESYLLMAPYMIFFIAFTIVPVALSIALGFTYFNLIEPPRFIGWYNYIRLFLDDDVFIVALKNTMLFAFVTGPVSYVLSFVVAWIINDLSRTIRSIAMVLFYIPAIVGVSVYPMWRLIFSPDAYGYLNGTLLSLGIVSEPVAWLIDQNYLLGVLILVQLWMSMGISFLAFVAGLQTVDPSLYEAGVVDGIQNRFQELWYITLPSMIPQLVFGAVMQIVISFGVADVSIQLAGFPSTEYAGETIVTHIMDFGSIRYEMGYASAMAVVLFAMMVATNRTVTKLLHKVGI